Proteins from a genomic interval of Sphingobacterium sp. SYP-B4668:
- a CDS encoding phytoene desaturase family protein — protein MNKNQYDAIVVGSGPNGLAAAITMQQQGLSVLLIEGKDTIGGGMRTLELTLPGYAHDVCSAIHPMAVGSPFFSTLPLADYGLEFIESPLAAAHPFDDGSSAYLSKSLTATAHGLGKDAERYRSLIEPFVREWGALSRDSMGPLRFPKHPLLMARFGLKALQPAAWLVNRFRSSKTRGLWAGMAAHAIQPLNNVASSAVGLMLLAVGHSKGWPIPKGGSQSIADALAAYFVSLGGEIHTGVWIEDLEDLPSHRAVLFDVSPLQLDRILGARLQKSYRGQLKKYRYGMGVFKIDWALDGPVPFVSAEAQSAGTVHLGNTFEEIAEAEWKTSKGYHVEKPFVLLAQQSLFDATRVPEGKQAVWAYCHVPNGSKQDMTRQIENQVERFAPGFKDRILATSVMDTHALEAYNPNYIGGDINGGIIDIRQLYTRPTLSLSPYRTSIKKVFICSSSTPPGGGVHGMCGYHAAKLALQDVFDISI, from the coding sequence ATGAATAAAAACCAATATGATGCTATAGTCGTAGGATCTGGACCTAATGGTCTTGCTGCCGCTATTACAATGCAACAGCAGGGACTTTCGGTTCTATTGATAGAAGGGAAGGATACGATAGGTGGTGGTATGCGTACTTTGGAATTGACGCTGCCTGGCTATGCGCATGATGTGTGCTCTGCCATCCATCCTATGGCAGTGGGATCCCCTTTCTTTTCTACACTTCCATTGGCCGATTACGGTCTAGAATTTATTGAATCTCCCCTAGCGGCAGCGCATCCTTTTGATGATGGAAGCTCGGCTTATCTATCTAAATCTCTTACGGCTACGGCACATGGCTTAGGGAAAGATGCAGAACGGTATAGATCATTAATAGAGCCTTTCGTTCGCGAGTGGGGTGCGCTATCTCGTGATAGTATGGGACCACTGCGCTTTCCGAAACACCCTTTATTAATGGCTAGATTTGGTCTAAAGGCTTTGCAGCCCGCAGCTTGGCTGGTGAATCGATTTCGAAGCTCTAAAACTCGTGGTCTTTGGGCGGGAATGGCTGCACATGCTATTCAACCTTTGAATAATGTAGCTTCGTCAGCAGTTGGGTTGATGTTGTTGGCTGTAGGGCACAGTAAGGGATGGCCAATACCTAAAGGAGGGTCACAATCTATTGCCGACGCTTTGGCTGCATATTTTGTGTCACTGGGGGGGGAGATTCATACAGGTGTATGGATTGAAGACTTAGAAGACTTGCCTTCCCACCGCGCAGTGCTGTTTGATGTTAGCCCCCTTCAACTGGACAGGATTCTAGGTGCTCGACTTCAAAAATCGTATAGAGGTCAATTGAAGAAATATCGATATGGTATGGGTGTTTTTAAAATTGATTGGGCATTAGATGGACCAGTTCCCTTTGTGTCTGCCGAAGCCCAATCTGCTGGTACGGTACACTTGGGTAATACATTTGAGGAGATTGCGGAAGCTGAATGGAAAACCTCAAAAGGATATCACGTTGAAAAGCCGTTTGTACTGTTGGCGCAACAAAGCTTGTTTGATGCCACTCGTGTACCAGAAGGTAAGCAAGCCGTATGGGCCTATTGTCACGTACCTAATGGCTCTAAACAGGATATGACAAGACAGATTGAAAATCAGGTAGAGCGCTTTGCTCCAGGATTCAAAGATCGAATTTTAGCGACAAGTGTAATGGATACGCATGCTTTGGAAGCCTATAATCCAAATTATATAGGTGGTGATATCAATGGTGGAATTATCGATATTCGCCAATTATATACCCGACCTACATTAAGTCTATCTCCATATAGGACTTCTATCAAAAAGGTTTTCATTTGTTCATCTTCTACGCCACCAGGGGGAGGAGTCCATGGGATGTGCGGTTACCATGCGGCTAAGCTGGCACTTCAGGATGTTTTTGATATTTCGATATAA
- a CDS encoding SDR family NAD(P)-dependent oxidoreductase, which produces MKIEKYTKADYTAIMDVWESSVKATHHFLKEDDFLFYKKIIPTDFLPKLKVYILEDNGLKAFIAVNESHLEMLFVKDDARGKGYGRKLIEYALHYLGVEQVDVNEQNEQAIGFYRKMGFEIRSMSATDGMGKDYPILHMCRTISSQMNKTFVVYGVSRGLGRAIAEHVVTDGDMLFGISRTEPQYFVGSDNRRWISADLSNPMVSAHKIKQVIGNQKIDCLIYNVGIWEEYAFSTAYDFEKESPEEIVKIVNTNITSCLLAVQSFIENLKLSNNSKLIFIGSTWGLDNHNGKEVVFSATKFALRGMVHALRESLKASRIAVSILNLGYLATEYEFTDTQSVLNEREGDLIPLSDAINALRFILSTTFASCVKEINMPAMNDENI; this is translated from the coding sequence ATGAAAATAGAGAAATATACTAAAGCAGACTATACAGCTATTATGGATGTTTGGGAGTCTTCTGTAAAAGCAACTCATCATTTTTTGAAGGAGGATGATTTTCTATTTTATAAAAAAATAATTCCGACGGATTTTCTACCGAAGTTAAAGGTTTATATTTTAGAAGACAATGGCCTGAAGGCATTTATTGCTGTAAATGAAAGCCATTTGGAAATGCTCTTTGTAAAAGATGATGCTAGAGGAAAGGGGTATGGAAGGAAGCTGATAGAATATGCTTTGCACTATTTGGGAGTGGAGCAGGTGGATGTCAACGAACAAAATGAACAGGCTATTGGGTTCTATCGGAAAATGGGTTTCGAAATCAGGAGTATGTCTGCGACAGATGGTATGGGTAAGGATTATCCGATTCTCCATATGTGTAGAACAATTTCTAGTCAGATGAACAAGACATTTGTTGTATATGGAGTAAGTAGAGGACTCGGTCGGGCTATTGCTGAACATGTTGTTACTGATGGAGATATGTTGTTTGGGATTTCGAGAACGGAACCGCAATATTTTGTGGGAAGCGATAATAGAAGATGGATTTCAGCAGATTTATCTAACCCTATGGTCTCAGCTCATAAAATAAAACAAGTCATTGGCAATCAAAAGATAGATTGCCTTATTTATAATGTTGGTATTTGGGAAGAATACGCTTTTTCTACTGCTTATGATTTTGAGAAGGAAAGTCCAGAAGAAATAGTTAAAATAGTTAATACCAATATCACATCATGCTTGTTAGCGGTACAATCATTTATTGAAAATCTCAAGCTATCCAATAATTCTAAATTAATATTTATAGGCTCTACTTGGGGCCTAGACAACCATAATGGAAAAGAAGTTGTCTTTTCTGCTACCAAATTCGCGTTGCGTGGTATGGTACATGCTTTAAGAGAGAGTTTGAAAGCAAGCCGTATAGCTGTATCCATTCTTAATCTTGGCTACCTGGCTACGGAATACGAATTTACGGATACCCAAAGCGTATTAAACGAAAGGGAAGGTGATTTGATTCCATTGTCAGACGCTATTAATGCTTTGCGTTTTATACTCTCGACCACATTTGCAAGTTGTGTGAAGGAAATTAATATGCCTGCCATGAATGATGAAAATATCTAA
- a CDS encoding aldose 1-epimerase family protein, producing MDFSNKDWLDKVSHVAQVGGIETSILDNGRGRGTRIAWINTGAGLRFKVVIDRAMDIADASFNQFNLSWISKLGVTPPQPFSDKGADWLRTFGGGLLVTCGLTHVGGPETDAFGSRGLHDQISNIPAEIIQIKQPDLVSGNREMSITGRILQGHPLGYSIEMTRTIRCYLGDPTLYIVDEVQNVGNREVPHMLLYHFNFGWPLVDADTKILWEGKWRARESGADQKIFKEGNDFKTCTEPRQDHCGAGEEAAFISPDSDSEGNCRCGLLNEKQGFAVALNFRKEQLPWLTNWQHWGPGEYATGLEPGTNPPLGQKQMREQDELTFLKPNEKRVYELSLSILDTHDAIHAFTNNI from the coding sequence GTGGATTTTTCAAATAAGGACTGGTTGGATAAGGTGTCGCATGTGGCACAGGTGGGGGGTATAGAAACATCGATATTGGATAACGGACGTGGACGGGGTACTCGAATAGCTTGGATTAATACTGGTGCGGGGCTACGTTTCAAAGTTGTTATTGATAGGGCAATGGATATTGCGGATGCAAGTTTCAACCAGTTCAACTTAAGTTGGATTAGTAAGCTGGGTGTCACACCTCCTCAACCTTTTTCTGATAAAGGTGCTGATTGGTTACGAACTTTTGGCGGTGGGTTATTGGTCACTTGTGGTCTGACACATGTTGGTGGGCCTGAAACGGATGCATTTGGTAGTCGAGGGCTTCATGATCAAATCAGTAATATTCCGGCAGAAATTATCCAGATTAAACAGCCGGACTTAGTCAGTGGAAATCGTGAGATGTCTATTACAGGTCGGATATTACAAGGGCACCCACTTGGTTACAGTATTGAAATGACGCGCACTATACGTTGCTATTTGGGTGACCCAACTCTATATATCGTCGATGAAGTCCAAAATGTTGGAAATAGGGAGGTTCCACATATGCTTTTGTATCATTTTAATTTTGGCTGGCCGTTAGTTGATGCAGATACGAAGATACTATGGGAGGGTAAATGGCGAGCAAGAGAGTCAGGCGCAGATCAAAAGATTTTTAAAGAAGGTAATGACTTCAAGACGTGCACCGAACCACGGCAAGATCATTGTGGAGCAGGAGAAGAGGCGGCCTTTATATCTCCTGATAGTGATAGTGAGGGAAATTGTAGATGTGGCTTGTTGAATGAGAAGCAGGGGTTTGCAGTAGCGCTAAATTTTAGGAAAGAGCAACTTCCTTGGTTGACGAATTGGCAACATTGGGGACCTGGAGAATATGCGACGGGGTTAGAACCAGGAACTAACCCACCGTTGGGACAAAAGCAAATGCGAGAACAAGATGAACTCACCTTTCTTAAGCCTAATGAAAAGAGAGTCTATGAACTTTCTTTATCCATCTTAGATACTCATGACGCTATTCATGCATTTACAAATAACATATAA
- a CDS encoding ClbS/DfsB family four-helix bundle protein: protein MAVPIHKSELQNSIQINYDKLRKELTSIPFELTMVEELEGHSKGTLMSINNLLSYLIGWGQLVLKWIDKKDREEPVDFPEEGYKWNELGKLAQKFYLDYGADDYVTLQEKLDKTVGDILAIIEKKTNERLYGTAWYQKWTLGRMIQFNTASPYINATGRIRKWKKQKNLK from the coding sequence ATGGCAGTACCCATCCATAAAAGCGAATTGCAAAATTCCATACAAATCAATTATGATAAGCTTCGTAAGGAATTGACTTCTATTCCTTTTGAGCTAACCATGGTAGAGGAGCTAGAAGGCCATAGTAAAGGAACGTTGATGAGTATCAACAATCTTCTGTCGTACTTGATTGGTTGGGGGCAATTGGTTTTAAAGTGGATTGATAAAAAGGATAGGGAAGAGCCCGTTGATTTTCCTGAAGAAGGCTATAAATGGAATGAACTGGGTAAACTGGCCCAAAAGTTCTATTTGGATTATGGTGCGGATGATTATGTTACCTTGCAAGAAAAATTAGACAAGACCGTTGGTGACATTTTAGCCATTATTGAAAAAAAGACAAACGAACGACTCTATGGAACTGCTTGGTATCAGAAGTGGACATTAGGTAGAATGATTCAGTTTAATACAGCATCTCCTTATATCAATGCTACAGGAAGGATTCGGAAATGGAAAAAGCAAAAAAATCTGAAATGA
- a CDS encoding c-type cytochrome → MQKIKNVQLLLFSLLLLLSVGSCSQQAKENVVEDTNPKTKKFVLPDGFAVDHIYSPSDNKQGSWVAMTFDNKGRMITSDQYGALFRIELPPIGADSTVKAKIEKLEFPTDNPADTSSKKVGIGFAQGLLWAYNSLYVVVNHSPNDQFSQGSGVYRLEDTNSDDKLDKMTKLLALNGEGEHGPHSIILGPDSSIYLVAGNHTDLPKMDAYRLPSNWHHDNLLPHIVDPQGHATDRKEPGGWIAKTDAEGKHWELISAGYRNPFDIAFNDDGELFIYDSDMEWDFGMPWYRPTRICHVTSGSEFGWRTGNGKWDPRYPDNLPAVLNIGQGSPTNLLYASHAKFPEKYRNSLLAFDWSFGIIYSVQLDPKGASYSAKAEEFVSGSPLALTDGEIGPDGALYFLTGGRRLESDLYRVYYKNHDDIKGNTTSSKKDLTKDIALRREIEQYHKPSAPGTAEKLWEYLGHEDRFIRYAARIAVEHQPVDTWKQLAFEERNVLRLTEAMLALVRNGDKSLQSSIFNKLATIKIDGLSQQMVLNLLRVYEVAIARMGRPTDAQRVLLSYRLGGMYPSKVNLIDRELGKILVAIGDEGVVRKTVPLMYTAKDDSTNANFMNSSNLILRNPEYGLDIANMLANIPPAQQIYLATMLSSATTGWSPELQEEYFKWFYKGFGYKGGNSYIGFIDKARKIALGNVSKDQLAHYGKISGDSLVNQAGNRLAEKVVGAKGPGRNWEIDSALKYINENKEIRDFKRGNELFIALRCASCHTMKGEGGSVGPDLTQLGTRFSTKDMLESLIEPSKVISDQYESKVFHLKDGTKNMGRLMGENETSYIISQNPYAPQLTKEIAKKEVQDIKVSEISIMPPGTLNVLSPDELRDIMAYLMSGGNENNVVYKKDRK, encoded by the coding sequence ATGCAAAAAATCAAAAATGTACAGTTGCTGTTGTTCTCCTTGCTCCTACTTTTGTCAGTGGGGTCATGCAGTCAACAGGCCAAAGAGAATGTTGTAGAGGACACAAATCCGAAGACAAAGAAATTCGTGCTGCCCGACGGGTTTGCTGTTGATCATATTTATAGTCCATCGGATAACAAACAGGGGTCATGGGTTGCCATGACTTTCGATAATAAGGGAAGGATGATTACATCTGACCAATATGGCGCTTTGTTTCGTATTGAGCTTCCGCCTATCGGTGCCGATAGTACAGTGAAGGCCAAAATCGAAAAGTTGGAATTCCCTACTGATAATCCAGCTGATACCAGTTCTAAGAAGGTGGGTATAGGATTTGCCCAAGGCTTACTATGGGCGTACAACAGCCTCTATGTAGTCGTGAATCATTCTCCCAACGATCAATTTTCCCAAGGAAGTGGAGTGTATCGTTTAGAGGATACAAATAGCGATGATAAGCTGGATAAGATGACTAAATTGTTGGCTCTGAATGGTGAAGGAGAGCATGGGCCACATAGTATTATTTTAGGACCAGATTCCTCAATTTACTTGGTTGCAGGCAATCATACAGATTTGCCGAAAATGGATGCTTATAGATTGCCTTCTAATTGGCATCATGATAATCTGTTGCCTCATATAGTAGATCCTCAGGGACATGCTACTGACCGTAAAGAACCCGGGGGCTGGATTGCAAAAACTGATGCTGAAGGAAAGCATTGGGAATTGATAAGTGCCGGTTACAGAAATCCATTTGATATTGCATTTAATGACGATGGGGAATTATTTATCTACGATTCAGATATGGAATGGGACTTTGGAATGCCTTGGTATAGACCTACTCGAATCTGCCATGTTACCAGTGGGAGTGAATTTGGCTGGCGTACAGGGAATGGCAAATGGGACCCCCGATATCCAGATAATCTTCCCGCGGTTCTGAATATTGGACAGGGATCGCCGACTAATTTACTTTACGCTAGTCATGCAAAATTCCCCGAGAAGTATAGAAACAGTTTATTAGCATTTGATTGGAGCTTTGGTATTATTTATTCTGTTCAGTTAGATCCCAAAGGGGCTAGCTATTCTGCAAAAGCGGAAGAGTTTGTGTCGGGATCTCCACTTGCCTTAACAGATGGAGAGATTGGGCCAGATGGTGCGTTGTACTTTTTGACTGGTGGAAGGCGTTTGGAATCTGATTTGTATCGGGTGTATTATAAAAATCATGATGATATCAAGGGAAATACAACAAGTAGCAAAAAAGATTTAACCAAAGATATAGCGTTACGTCGGGAGATTGAACAATATCATAAACCATCTGCTCCTGGTACAGCAGAGAAATTATGGGAATATCTTGGGCATGAAGACCGTTTTATCCGTTATGCAGCACGTATAGCTGTTGAGCACCAACCTGTAGATACATGGAAGCAATTGGCTTTTGAAGAGCGCAACGTACTTCGTTTGACAGAGGCAATGTTGGCCTTAGTCAGAAATGGAGACAAATCCCTTCAAAGCTCGATATTCAACAAGTTGGCAACTATTAAAATAGATGGGTTATCACAGCAGATGGTGTTAAATCTGTTACGAGTTTATGAGGTTGCTATTGCACGAATGGGGAGACCTACTGATGCACAGCGGGTCTTGTTGTCTTATAGGCTGGGGGGCATGTATCCATCAAAAGTGAACCTTATCGACCGTGAGCTTGGAAAAATATTGGTAGCTATAGGCGATGAAGGTGTCGTTCGAAAGACGGTACCTTTGATGTATACTGCAAAAGATGATTCTACAAATGCCAATTTTATGAATTCATCTAACTTAATCTTGCGAAATCCAGAGTATGGATTGGATATCGCGAATATGTTGGCAAATATTCCACCTGCGCAACAGATTTATTTGGCAACTATGTTGAGTTCGGCAACAACTGGTTGGAGTCCCGAGTTGCAAGAAGAGTATTTTAAATGGTTTTATAAAGGATTTGGGTATAAGGGTGGAAACAGTTATATCGGCTTCATTGATAAAGCCCGCAAAATTGCTTTAGGTAATGTCAGTAAAGACCAATTGGCGCATTACGGTAAAATCTCAGGGGATTCTTTGGTTAACCAAGCGGGCAACCGTTTGGCAGAAAAAGTCGTAGGTGCTAAAGGACCCGGCAGAAATTGGGAAATTGATTCGGCTTTAAAGTATATTAATGAAAATAAGGAAATACGTGATTTCAAACGTGGCAATGAGTTATTTATTGCTTTGCGCTGTGCATCTTGTCATACAATGAAAGGCGAGGGTGGTTCGGTAGGGCCAGATCTGACACAATTGGGCACACGGTTTTCCACTAAAGATATGTTGGAGTCACTAATTGAACCTAGTAAGGTAATCTCGGACCAATATGAATCTAAAGTATTCCATTTGAAAGATGGAACTAAAAATATGGGACGATTGATGGGTGAAAATGAGACGAGTTATATTATCTCACAGAATCCGTATGCGCCGCAGCTTACTAAAGAGATAGCCAAGAAGGAGGTGCAGGACATCAAGGTTTCTGAAATCTCCATAATGCCTCCCGGTACTCTCAATGTATTAAGTCCAGACGAGCTACGCGATATCATGGCTTACTTAATGTCTGGTGGAAATGAAAATAATGTAGTTTATAAAAAGGATAGAAAATAA
- a CDS encoding MBL fold metallo-hydrolase: MQRRQFVKEGIIGLGLIYLSEKGLAVNKDKVNRNFEIQQFVDEGLSQFAYAVYDAKSILLIDPARDVQPYLDFAEEKNLKIIAVVETHPHADFVSGHAELQRRLQIPIYVGKDYLAEFGHKALIEGDYIVLNNSVRLQVLHTPGHSPESISLVLQDQNRNIALFSGDTLLFGNVGRPDLRDTDEGSPSSREALARAMYRTVKDKLSVLEDSLALYPAHGAGSLCASGIRDVATSTLGYERIHNPAFKIKGEGEFVSWILADLAFVPAYFPFDVNLNLKGAENLQSSLSLIDILPTNIPLPSHVLQLDTRPQKYAITSYIKGAIQIPGNGKFETWLGTIIQPGEKFYLISEDEEHLHQRLKQVAKIGYEGQVSGALIYNRFQEGPTELDVNDVLEHPEDYYIIDVRNENEVHKNRIFSHAVNIPLPELKKQISEIRTDKPIVVHCASGYRSAIGSSLLRRGRPDAVIYDFGPAIKNIKP; encoded by the coding sequence ATGCAGAGAAGACAATTTGTTAAAGAGGGGATAATAGGATTGGGGCTAATATACCTATCGGAGAAAGGGCTGGCTGTAAATAAAGACAAAGTAAATCGAAATTTTGAGATTCAACAATTTGTCGATGAAGGTCTGTCACAATTTGCGTATGCGGTTTACGATGCAAAATCTATTTTACTAATAGATCCAGCAAGAGATGTGCAGCCTTACCTGGATTTTGCAGAGGAAAAGAATCTGAAGATTATTGCTGTAGTCGAAACCCATCCCCATGCAGATTTCGTGAGTGGGCATGCCGAATTGCAGCGTAGACTTCAAATTCCAATTTATGTGGGTAAAGACTATCTAGCAGAATTTGGCCATAAGGCCTTGATAGAAGGTGATTATATTGTTTTGAACAATTCCGTTCGTCTACAGGTATTGCATACTCCGGGGCACTCTCCAGAAAGTATATCCTTGGTCTTACAAGATCAGAATCGGAATATCGCATTGTTCTCAGGAGATACTTTGCTTTTTGGAAATGTAGGTCGTCCTGATTTGCGAGATACAGATGAAGGTTCGCCTAGTAGTCGAGAGGCACTTGCGCGTGCGATGTATCGAACGGTGAAAGACAAATTAAGTGTATTGGAAGATTCTCTTGCCCTTTATCCAGCACATGGTGCTGGATCACTCTGTGCCTCGGGTATTCGGGATGTAGCAACCAGTACTCTGGGTTATGAACGCATTCATAATCCAGCTTTTAAGATAAAAGGAGAGGGGGAATTTGTTTCTTGGATATTGGCAGATTTGGCATTTGTTCCAGCTTATTTCCCATTTGATGTAAATCTTAATCTGAAGGGTGCGGAAAATCTCCAATCCAGTTTGTCCTTGATTGATATTCTGCCAACGAATATTCCACTTCCCTCGCATGTCCTCCAGCTAGATACTCGACCGCAGAAGTACGCTATAACGTCCTATATCAAAGGTGCTATCCAAATACCTGGGAATGGTAAATTTGAAACGTGGTTGGGTACAATCATTCAGCCGGGAGAGAAATTTTATCTCATTAGTGAGGATGAAGAACACTTGCACCAAAGACTAAAACAAGTGGCTAAGATTGGGTATGAAGGTCAGGTATCGGGCGCTTTGATTTATAACCGATTCCAAGAGGGGCCAACAGAATTGGATGTAAATGATGTGTTGGAACATCCCGAAGATTATTACATTATTGACGTTAGAAATGAGAACGAAGTACATAAAAACCGTATTTTTAGCCATGCGGTGAATATTCCGTTGCCAGAATTGAAGAAGCAAATCTCTGAAATCCGTACCGACAAACCTATTGTAGTGCATTGTGCTTCAGGTTATCGGTCTGCAATAGGAAGTAGCCTACTTCGACGGGGTCGTCCGGATGCTGTTATTTATGATTTCGGTCCCGCTATAAAAAATATTAAACCCTAG
- a CDS encoding glutaminase family protein, translated as MNKLKRMNVWCFLCCMLAIGQVEAQQRKAPAYPLITHNPNFSIWSTTDQLNESTTKHWTDADHSLLGLINVDGNIYRFLGKEEPNYKTILNTSHDGPYTVQYSETKPHGDWTSLNYSAEDWKSGAAPIGDDEKHVKTLWKSDDIWVRRTFDIVNPASINELFLKLNHDDNVEVFLNGKKIYDKAGWTNKFEYLPILKTDLKAGQNVIAIHLVNTAGGRFLDFGLVDRLKESGPKIQMAVQKDVEITATQTIYKFVAGKVNLKLTFTSPLLMDDLNLLSRPVSYITYSVQANDNKRHAVKVFLGASSNIAVYRPSQEVTAQKYTTGGLSILKAGTVEQPVLGKGADDMRIDWGYFYVAAPKANGVEQFVTPVATAVDAFRNGVNTSTASKGTSLSLNTVIPFGNVGNAEVKHFIELGYDEIYAIQYFKNNLRPWWNNSGTETIENQLIKAADEYESVVNKCTSFDKQVYADALHSGGKEYAHLTILAYRQSIAAHTLVKSPEGELLWLSKENNSGGFINTVDVTYPSAPLYLIYNPELLKGMLNGIFYFSESGQYPYPWAAHDLGTYPFANGQTYGEPMPVEESGNMIILTAAITKVLQDGSYAKQHWKTLTTWVDYLVKEGFDPKTQLCTDDFAGHLARNANLSVKAIVGIACYAQMAEVIGETETAKKYRAIADQMVPKWMEMADAGDHYALTFDNKNTWSQKYNLVWDKVLGLDLFPQKVYNTEIKYYLTQQNKFGIPLDSRKAYTKNDWILWTAVFAPTRQEFDALIKPVYRHAIETESRVPLNDFYDSNTGIRENFKARSVVGGFYMKLLADKLLAGQIK; from the coding sequence ATGAACAAACTCAAAAGAATGAATGTTTGGTGTTTTTTATGCTGCATGTTGGCAATAGGCCAAGTCGAAGCCCAACAAAGGAAGGCCCCAGCCTATCCTTTAATCACGCACAATCCGAATTTCAGTATCTGGTCAACTACAGATCAACTTAATGAATCTACTACTAAGCACTGGACAGATGCAGATCATTCTTTGCTTGGGTTAATTAATGTAGATGGAAACATTTACCGTTTCTTGGGTAAAGAAGAACCAAACTATAAAACGATACTTAATACCTCTCATGACGGCCCATATACTGTACAATATAGCGAAACTAAGCCGCATGGAGATTGGACATCTCTAAACTACTCCGCGGAAGATTGGAAATCGGGTGCTGCACCTATAGGTGATGACGAAAAGCATGTCAAAACCCTTTGGAAATCGGATGATATCTGGGTAAGGAGAACTTTTGATATCGTTAATCCAGCTAGCATCAATGAACTTTTCTTAAAATTGAACCACGATGATAATGTTGAGGTATTTTTGAACGGCAAGAAAATCTATGATAAAGCTGGTTGGACCAATAAATTTGAATATCTGCCAATTCTTAAAACGGATCTTAAAGCGGGACAGAATGTAATAGCTATTCATTTGGTAAATACTGCTGGTGGTCGATTCCTGGATTTTGGTTTGGTGGATAGGTTGAAGGAAAGCGGGCCCAAAATACAGATGGCTGTGCAAAAAGATGTAGAGATTACGGCGACACAAACAATCTATAAATTTGTAGCAGGCAAAGTAAATCTTAAACTGACTTTCACATCTCCTCTACTCATGGACGATTTGAATTTACTGTCTAGACCAGTCTCCTATATTACATATAGTGTACAAGCGAATGATAATAAACGGCACGCAGTAAAAGTATTTCTTGGTGCATCATCTAATATAGCAGTGTATAGACCATCACAGGAGGTGACAGCTCAAAAATATACAACAGGAGGACTGTCGATACTAAAAGCAGGAACTGTTGAACAGCCTGTCTTGGGGAAGGGTGCAGATGATATGCGTATCGACTGGGGGTATTTCTATGTAGCTGCGCCAAAAGCAAATGGTGTCGAACAATTTGTAACGCCTGTGGCCACTGCTGTGGATGCGTTTCGAAACGGCGTTAACACATCTACCGCTTCAAAGGGAACTTCATTATCCTTAAACACGGTGATTCCTTTTGGTAACGTTGGGAATGCTGAAGTGAAACATTTCATTGAACTAGGATACGATGAGATTTATGCAATTCAATATTTTAAAAACAACCTAAGGCCATGGTGGAACAATTCGGGTACAGAAACTATAGAGAATCAGCTTATTAAAGCTGCTGATGAATATGAGTCTGTGGTGAACAAATGTACTTCATTTGATAAACAAGTATATGCTGATGCTCTCCATTCTGGTGGTAAGGAATATGCTCACCTGACTATACTTGCATATCGTCAGAGTATTGCTGCTCATACATTAGTCAAAAGCCCTGAAGGGGAACTATTGTGGTTGTCCAAAGAAAATAACAGCGGTGGATTCATCAACACGGTAGATGTCACCTACCCATCAGCACCCTTGTACCTTATCTACAATCCTGAATTGCTAAAGGGGATGTTAAATGGTATATTTTACTTTAGTGAGAGTGGTCAATATCCCTATCCTTGGGCGGCACATGACTTAGGTACCTACCCTTTTGCTAACGGTCAGACCTATGGCGAGCCTATGCCAGTGGAGGAGTCTGGCAATATGATTATTTTAACGGCAGCCATTACTAAGGTACTACAAGATGGCAGTTATGCCAAGCAACACTGGAAGACGCTTACTACTTGGGTAGATTATCTTGTGAAAGAAGGCTTCGACCCTAAGACGCAGTTGTGTACGGACGACTTTGCAGGTCATTTGGCCCGAAATGCAAACCTGTCGGTCAAGGCTATTGTAGGTATAGCTTGTTATGCACAAATGGCGGAGGTAATCGGTGAAACTGAAACGGCCAAGAAATATCGTGCTATAGCCGATCAGATGGTGCCAAAGTGGATGGAGATGGCAGATGCTGGCGACCACTATGCGCTTACTTTTGATAATAAAAATACTTGGAGCCAAAAATACAATTTGGTATGGGACAAAGTTCTAGGACTGGATTTATTTCCGCAAAAAGTATATAACACCGAAATTAAATATTACCTGACTCAACAAAATAAGTTTGGTATACCACTGGATAGCAGAAAAGCTTACACTAAGAACGATTGGATTCTGTGGACCGCTGTTTTTGCACCTACTCGTCAGGAATTTGATGCATTGATCAAACCAGTATATAGACATGCTATTGAGACCGAATCTCGGGTTCCGTTGAATGACTTTTATGATTCCAATACCGGTATCCGTGAAAATTTCAAAGCAAGGAGTGTAGTCGGTGGTTTCTACATGAAGCTCTTGGCGGATAAATTGCTTGCAGGTCAGATAAAATAA